A window of the Acidobacteriota bacterium genome harbors these coding sequences:
- a CDS encoding acyl-CoA dehydrogenase family protein: protein MHFDWTQDQLELRQGAVDFARARLSDEVIQRDREETFPRDLWDACGDFGLQGIMAPEDRGGGGQDLLSAVAVFEGIGYGALDNGLVFSVAAHAASCEGPLSTYGSDEQKDRWLPGLADGSLVGATAITEPDSGSNALGLATEARQDGDHWILDGSKTFVTNAPVADLFIVYARTGGGGFSGLSCFLIPRDTEGLTVGPPMEKMGLRTSPMAQIYLSGCRLPASAVVGRVGSGAMIFNQTMDIERLLVMAPAVGVMERLLERCVAHARQRNTGAGPIGKQQSIAHRIADMELRLESSRLLLYRAAWRRLHRGTATRESALAKLAVSEAYVATCRDAVQIFGGYGYMVDYQLERELRDALATTLYVGTSEIQRNLIAGLRGLG from the coding sequence ATGCATTTCGACTGGACCCAAGATCAGCTAGAGCTTCGCCAAGGGGCGGTGGACTTCGCCCGGGCGCGGCTGTCGGACGAGGTGATCCAGCGGGATCGGGAGGAGACCTTCCCGCGGGACCTGTGGGATGCCTGCGGTGACTTCGGACTCCAGGGGATCATGGCTCCGGAGGACCGGGGCGGCGGCGGACAGGATCTGCTCTCGGCGGTGGCGGTCTTCGAAGGCATCGGCTATGGCGCCCTCGACAACGGACTGGTCTTCTCCGTAGCGGCCCACGCCGCCTCCTGCGAGGGCCCCCTCTCCACCTACGGCAGCGACGAGCAGAAAGACCGCTGGCTGCCGGGACTGGCGGACGGCTCCCTGGTCGGCGCCACCGCCATCACCGAGCCCGACTCCGGCTCCAACGCCCTCGGCCTGGCCACCGAAGCGCGGCAGGACGGCGACCACTGGATCCTCGACGGCTCCAAGACCTTCGTCACCAACGCGCCGGTGGCGGATCTCTTCATCGTCTACGCCCGCACCGGCGGCGGTGGCTTCTCCGGCCTCAGCTGCTTCCTCATCCCCCGCGACACCGAGGGACTGACGGTGGGGCCGCCGATGGAGAAGATGGGCTTGCGCACCAGCCCCATGGCCCAGATCTACCTCAGCGGCTGCCGCCTGCCGGCCTCCGCGGTGGTGGGCAGGGTGGGATCCGGCGCCATGATCTTCAACCAGACCATGGACATCGAGCGGCTGCTGGTGATGGCGCCGGCGGTGGGGGTGATGGAGCGGCTGCTGGAGCGCTGCGTCGCCCACGCCCGGCAGCGCAACACCGGCGCCGGCCCCATCGGCAAACAACAGTCCATCGCCCACCGCATCGCCGACATGGAGCTGCGGCTGGAGAGCTCCCGGCTGCTGCTCTACCGCGCCGCCTGGCGCCGGCTGCACCGCGGCACCGCCACCCGCGAGTCCGCCCTCGCCAAGCTCGCCGTCAGCGAGGCCTACGTGGCCACCTGCCGGGATGCGGTACAAATTTTCGGCGGCTACGGCTACATGGTGGATTATCAGCTCGAGCGCGAGCTCCGCGACGCCCTGGCGACCACCCTCTACGTGGGGACGTCGGAGATCCAACGCAATTTGATCGCGGGTTTGAGAGGACTGGGATGA